The sequence below is a genomic window from Ipomoea triloba cultivar NCNSP0323 chromosome 2, ASM357664v1.
atcaagtaaacaagttatgaaactagaacaaaaggTAATGTTaattaaccttctacaaatataataaatattaatattttgtcaaatatttttcacatgagaatgtacgacacacatatcacaacacatgaaacatgtagagAAAAAACTACCACTATCAAATATCAACAGtcgcttgcaagatcaagagttcattgTATAACTAAGATCCTAGCtatatacacaaacacaacGAGGCAAATCTACAGCTTCCTACattataatttcattgcatagCGATGTCATCTATACTACCACCAGTAATTCAATTGTACATGACACAAtaccaataaataatttttttttaaaaagaataaaaaataaaacaagtacCTGACGacaaagacaatgacaatgctacccaaaagagaattaaaaagacttagaGTAATTCAAACCaaatgtagtatttatttagattatcatttttagactaagtatttagattagcattttttacaaaattgtaaacatttattttaataaaaattataatcaatctctcatatattatcttgtatttatatactttaaattagcgatttaaataaacaaaataaacattcaattacatatgtatgaacatctcctatataatcttgcattgatatactttgaagtacttatttaaaaataaacattgagcattatCCCATGAAAAACTAGTGTTATTAATAATATGCGAATTTGACTTACCTAGTTGCTCATATTAGGTAACTCTACTAATTTAAAGGATCATGGTAAAGATGTCTATTTATCACTCATATAAACAATTACTTTACTATTGTGAGTGACAATTATAGAtgtgtttaatatttttctaaatGAAAGGATGTATTGACTTTGCATTTGGATTAAGATTGACTTTTTCTTCTTGagtattaatagtaataatattatttttttaatacactctataATAATGTAGTAGttgtccatatatattttctcaacctattgaaagcATGCACGAAAAATCAATGCCCCAACCGAAGTTTAAACATAAGACTTTTCATTTGAGGGAGTCACCGTTATATAGCTTGACCaccagatttttttttttaatattttttttaagttattaaaaaaaagtacatcAACCGAGCTAAAGCATAGCAAAAAATGTGTGGACCAGGGTAAAGAATAGCAAAAGACTATTACATACATGATACATCTACCCTaatttaactaaatttatatgttatgtttcttaaggaaaaggaaaaaggagtaaaaaaaaaaaacaaaagtacaATAACCGGAATAAAGCATGGCAAAAATGTGTGGATCAGAGTAAAGAATAGCAAAAGACTATTACTTTAACTAATTTATATGTTATGTTTcataaggaaaaggaaaaaggagtacacaaaaaaaaaatgtgtggaTGATCAGAGTAAAGAATAGCAAAAGACTATTACTTTAACTAATTTATATGTTATGTTTcataaggaaaaggaaaaaggagtaaacaaaaaaaaaaaaaaaaaaaaaaaaacatcaactGGGCAAAAGCATGGCAAAAATCTGTGGACCAAAAGACTATTACATACATGATACACATACTCTACTTTCACTAAATATCAACGCTTGCAAAATCAGGTATTACAATTTGCACAATCATaagttcaaaaaaattaaaaataattcatcgcattttttaagaaaatacttTACAATGTGTTTTGATAGTAGTTTTTTAAGTGTACAATCAGTCAATACAAGTTGAGCAATAAGACATTACGAGTTGCATAAAGTAGTTCTGTTAAATACTTTACATTGGGCATGTTTGGTTATTGACGGATCCGCCAAATTTTGGCGGATCCGCTAACTTTAGCTAATagtgataatatttttattaaggctatgtttggcaaacctagctgaaagctgaaaagtagctgaaaactgaaaagctatatgctcgaagctgaaatctgaagagctgttaaactagttgttatgcttaaaagtgtttggtaaaattagttttttgataagctgataaatgataaaagactaaaaacgacatcttcatacaatttaaataattttaaaagactaaaaacgacatcttcatacaatttaaataattttaaatttctaaaaacgacatcttcatacaatttaaataattttaaatttaaataggtttgtttatatattaaaatataaaataatgaaatcaatatatttaaatcaaatataaagtaagaacatatatttgaaaatatataaagtaaaaaaaaaaattataattcataagattagttcatacaaaaattaatgtttaaacataaatatcaaactaaAATTACAgtcaaacataatgaaaagaaaatgtcaaaagggttttaattgagaagggtaaaggatgtcatttatttaaaataataaggataaagatggaaaaaagttaaaaagctactagcttattttgaaaagctaccccaagtagcgtttcaaaataagctcttattttaagctactagcttattttgagaatattaccaaacagagattatagcttattagtagcttaaaataagctataagctcctgcCAAACAGACCCTAATAATATGCAAATTTAACTTGCCTAGTTGCTCATATTAGGTAACTCTCATAATTTAAACAATCATGTTGTTACAGATGTCTATTTTATCACTCATAAACAATTACTTTTTATCACATAAgattaaagattaaaaaataaaaataaaattttaaaactagtGTCTAACGTTTTATTGCATGCATCATGAATTAGTTGATTTGTGAGTGACAATTATAGatgtgtttaatatttttttctaaatgaaaTGGTGTATTGACCTTTGCATTTGGAATAAGATtgcctttttcttcttctcactCTTAAGGCTATTTGCACAACTGCACCATGAAAAATTCTCtcactttttaaaatagttatacttttgacatatatatcacattaaaaatttattttattaaattaataatttttttacaattaacctcttttatcaatatataaattaatttaagttattaaataataataataataataataataatcccatcaaattattttacaaaatttgaaataaataattcattttacGCAAAGAAAAATTCTATTacataaaaatttgaaacaaatattactttttagaatttaaaattatgaaaaataagatTATTTCAAATGTGAAATTcggaatacttttttttttaatactgactctattagtatttgttcatctatactttatCAACCGTACAAAAAGTCACCTGCActgaggctcaatctcatgaacTAGTGGCTTGCTTACAATATTTCTCATAATGAAATTTTGATGGATGACGAAGCCTTGAGTGCCAATTTGATGGTTTGGTTTTATCACTATAAAAGGCAATCAATGAAAAAGTTTTAGCCATAGAGTTGGTTAGTTATAAACAATAAGGATCTGTCTTATTCCAAGTACTTCATAAACATGATCGGAGTTAGCTACGTATACGCATGCAGTATTAATTGGAAGCATTTGAGCTTTCTGGTTTTCAATTGAACGTTTTGGGCTTCGATTTTGGTCGTCTATcttcttctatatatataattcggCTCCTAACGTAACGACCTTGATGATGACTTCCAGCTGTACTGTTACAAACTAACGGAGAACCGATCGAGCACACCAGTAAAGTAAACGATGGAGTGATCATTAAGTATTCTAATTCCAGTTCGTCAACTAACGGCCGGCCAGGCCACTTCTTCCTCACACGCATCATCTTTCCAcaaattttctttcttaatcaTAATCATGCTATAACTACTTTCTGGTTTTAGGAGATTCGTTGGTTTATATACAAAAGGGTATATaagttgttgttgttaatgGAGAGCTTTGTCTTTTCTGATGGACCTGTCTTTTAGTTGGATTGTTTGATCTTGCAGTTGCGTTTGATAGCCATTATATAtacttgatttattttattttattttttaaatatttcaattgataaattttgtGAATTGTAAAGactaaattaaagtaattaaaaaatagatgCAAATAAACTTATAGGATTAGagaaaaacatatcatagatgAATGGATGGAATGCACTTAGGAATTCTAATCTAAACAGACTCTCATAAACATCTAGAATTAGGATTACGAATTATCCACTCTACTCGTGAAGCATCAATTCCAAGTCTTTCAAGGACACAAAACATCAAAAGCCTATAATATTTCTCATATTCACATTATGAccaaattttttccaaaaacaTGTTAGTAATGAACGTCACAAATCAAACTTTAAcaatatataaacacaaatcttttaatttataatctCAAAAAATCCTAGATTTGAAATTCTACTTTTTATGCCGTAATCACAAATAGAGCATATAGATAGATAATACAATTCTAATTCAAGCTCATAAACTAACTATTCACACCTAAACAAAGTCAAAACACAAGAATGATAGAGtatataaataacataaatGAAAGAGAGAAACAAAGAGCAAAgagataaagaaataaaaacctATTTATGAAATGGAAGATAAAATCTTGAAATTCAAGTATAAAATCTTCCATGCAGGttttaaatatgtttaggaacatataaatctatatttaatttaatctaaaaatatgaaggttttaaatatgtttaggaacatataaatctatatttaatttaatctaaaaatatgaagggaaataataataataataataataataataataataataagaaggtTCGTCTAGATGTCGAAATCATGGAAAAATGTTTCATTGACATTGTAGACAACTCATGATAGTTTAGCTTGCTCAACTGTTGCCTTAATATCATGACTAAACTGGACTCCAGTGTCTTGTCTATCTCTCCTAGTTTGTTTGTGGTCTTTTGTTTGTTCCCTATAGATGGTgctaatgttaattttttttattcatgtaATCTACCGCTGGTCAACACCACCAATTGAAAGTTAAGAAAATTGCTATGTAAAAGTATAATAATTGAAGTAGAATGAAATTGCTTCAAGTGGAAACGATTTCAAACCACTTTCAAGCTCTTCTCTTCAAGATATTTATACAACTTAACGACCAATTAATTAAGGTATTCAATCTAAATTAATAAAGTAAATCCTACAAATCACACgttattaattacaaattgatTCCCTAAAACATAAGCAAAGTAATCATCTAAACTTGAAAATAAACCATCCAAACTGTCATTTTCGAAGATGTGTGAACCCGTCCCCCAATCCCGGATATGGGCTGACTACCTAGACCAAGGCCGACTACATGGGGTGAGGCTAAATATGAGACCTCTGGTATCCAACCTAtcaatgatatttttttatttagttatcGACACTATTAATATGACATAATTTTGTATTTGACTTTAGTGATTGTCCATAATACAATTTAGTCCTTCATGACTAATTCTCTATCattattgtaaattttgatGGGTAAAAGTTTAATGAGACTATTTTAGTCTCAAATtcaatatatatgatttgtgaATCTTCAAAGCCTAAAAACTAAGGCTGTCTTCAAATTCTTAACTCATGTATTTCTAGCCCAATATAAAACCTCATAGCCCAAACACGAGCTTCCATATTTGAATTATCTATGCTACATGCAACACAATCTGGTGAACTGTTTACTGTCAAATTCTAAACTAATATTAGGGGTTGAAAACGTGTTATGCTCATCATTTGTATTAGTACAGTCTTATGCTCATCATTTTATTGCCACTCTTAACATGTTAACTGATGATTTTGTTCGCACCCCCCCTCTGGGCTGGTCCACCTTCAAGTCTTAAACCCCTTGTCTTCCAACCTTTCTTAGCATGTACCATCAGATTCAGCCCAATAACGTAGGTCCAATACATAAGAATAGCTATTTAAGATTTTAGATCCTAATGGGCATGTAAGATTGATCATATCCATCATTTAATCAACATTATGGGAATCTGACGAGAACTAGAAAAAATGTCAAACTTGCGGCGGGAAAAAGGTAATCCGTTACAATTTTAGATATTAGCGAAGATTATTAAGACCCGACCGACCAGCCTCCTCGTATATGCAATTCTAGTTTACTAGACAAGAAATAGTTACAAGAAGAGTAGCCGCCATGGATGCTGAAGTGGGAGCTCCTGCTAGGCTTGAGGTACGTGAATTTAGTTGACAAATCAAAATGTGCGCTCCCTAATTCTATAGCATGAGATTTCGCAgtgaaaaattgtaaaaatgcaTAATTTGCAGGGGAAGTTTGCTGCAATCTTAGTGTGTTGGCTTCTTGGAATCGGCTGCCTTTTTGCTTGGAACAGTATGTTAACCATTGAAGACTACTATGCTCAACTTTTTCCggtaaattttttcttttgcaaatcaagcattgaattgaagttgttgttatgagattttgatttatttttggGTACAGAAATACCACCCAGCAAGGGTGCTTACCCTTGTTTATCAACCCTGTGCACTTATGGCCACGGCGGCATTTGCATACAACGAGGCAAAAATAGATACTAGAAAACGCAATCTTTTTGGGTTTTATCTTTATCTCATCGGCATCGCTTTGGTTCTTGTTGTAAGTGCCCTATTCTTATCATGATTTTACTGAGAAAGAATGAAATGATGAGGTGTTTCTATGAACTGTTCGTTGTGACAGCTGGATTTAGCCACTTCTGGTAGGGGAGGATTAGGGCACTATATTGGAATATGTGTGTGCAGTGGTTTATTTGGAGTTGCTGATGCTCATGTTCAAGGTGGTATGATCGGAGACCTTTCATTCATGTTGCCTGAGTTTGTTCAGGTACCATGAATTGTTTGATTCcaccaattattattatattttatttttatttttttgtatctGAAAtgttacttcttttttttttttttttaagtactactgactctattacaatgtagtatctgaaATATTACTTTGGTGCAATCTTTTCAGTCATTCCTTGCAGGTTTGGCTGCTTCGGGGGCTTTAACATCTGCATTGAGGTTGTTTACCAAGGCGATATTTGACAACTCGAAGCATGGCCTTCGAAAGGGAGCCAGTATGTTTTCAATTCTCCATTACTTTTTATACCATCCTGGCAAAAGTATTCAACGATTTACTAGACCTTGTTCATTTCAATTTGAATGTAATCAGCCAAATTTAGCTTAAAATACAAAGGAGTAAATCACAGGAACTTTTTGCTTAATTGTTTGTTCAATGCTCCTGTTTAGACTAGGCATACTAACGTTGGAAAAATGCTGTTAACTGCAGTTATGTTCTTTGCGATCTCTGTGTTCTTTGAGCTGCTATGTTGCTTTTTATATGCGTTTGTTTTCCCCAAGCTGCCAATTGTGAAATACTACCGAAAGAAAGCAGCTTCAGAGGGTTCCACTACTGTTGCTTCGGACCTTGCTGCTGGAGGTGTTAGCACCCAAGGATTAGATGAAGTAAGAGGTCTTTTAACTCTTTGCTGATGATGAAATTTAACCTGAATTCGTATATCAAAATTgtgttatttattatgatattgCAGACTGAGGAGAGTCCTAAACAGCTGGAGCGGCTAAGCAACTACAAATTATTGTTGCAGAATGCGGATTATGCATTAGCTATTTTTCTGATATATGTGTTGACACTCTCAATTTTTCCTGGATTCTTATCGGAGGACACTGGATCCCACGGCTTGGGCTCATGGTGAGTTCTCTGCAAATTAAACCATTAAACGCATGCAATTTGGCTCGTGATGATTCTAAATGCAGACCACATTTCAGGTATGTCCTTGTCCTGATTGCCATGTACAACGTGTGGGATCTCATCGGGAGATATGTACCCCTCATGAAATGCACTAAACTGGAATCCAGAAAGGGTCTTCTGATAG
It includes:
- the LOC116011356 gene encoding equilibrative nucleotide transporter 3-like, translating into MDAEVGAPARLEGKFAAILVCWLLGIGCLFAWNSMLTIEDYYAQLFPKYHPARVLTLVYQPCALMATAAFAYNEAKIDTRKRNLFGFYLYLIGIALVLVLDLATSGRGGLGHYIGICVCSGLFGVADAHVQGGMIGDLSFMLPEFVQSFLAGLAASGALTSALRLFTKAIFDNSKHGLRKGAIMFFAISVFFELLCCFLYAFVFPKLPIVKYYRKKAASEGSTTVASDLAAGGVSTQGLDETEESPKQLERLSNYKLLLQNADYALAIFLIYVLTLSIFPGFLSEDTGSHGLGSWYVLVLIAMYNVWDLIGRYVPLMKCTKLESRKGLLIVILMRFLLVPPFYFAAKYGGQGWMLFLTSFLGLTNGYLTVCVLISAPKGYKGPEQNALGNILALFLIGGIFAGGVLDWLWLIGKCW